In a genomic window of Acidobacteriota bacterium:
- the dprA gene encoding DNA-processing protein DprA, which translates to MAGEPVPNGNIPRDGDDVRQALVALNLVHGNRGVICALAQRLNTAGELRNDRFAEEAARSLEAPLDSVRTILLAARGRLDDASAEMARAGKNGIEIVTLVDRDYPPALADLGLQAPPVLYVRGRLNQAPGISIVGSRKADAYGLEVAAWFARRLAAAGLVVISGFARGIDQAAHRSALAARAGTGSTAAVLGCGIDVDYPRNSRRTAAEIARHGCLITEFPLGRQPRPNHFPIRNRLIAALGFASVVVRAARRSGSLITARLALDLGRDVYAVPGSVLSRESAGAHLLLRDGAIPALDPDAMLETLPTSILARLERASEDTAEPTRSASAGVSEVDDLLGALREGARTPEELASRLQRPVPGVLATLARLEVDGLVRRYEGANYALASR; encoded by the coding sequence ATGGCAGGAGAACCGGTCCCGAACGGGAACATCCCCAGAGACGGAGACGATGTCCGACAGGCCCTCGTCGCACTGAATCTGGTTCACGGAAACCGCGGTGTCATCTGCGCCCTCGCCCAACGGCTCAACACGGCCGGGGAACTCCGGAACGACCGCTTCGCCGAGGAGGCGGCCCGCAGCCTCGAAGCGCCGCTCGACAGTGTTCGGACCATTCTGCTCGCGGCGCGCGGCCGCCTCGACGACGCCAGCGCCGAGATGGCCCGAGCAGGCAAGAACGGCATCGAGATCGTCACCCTGGTCGATCGTGACTACCCACCGGCCCTCGCCGACCTCGGACTGCAGGCGCCTCCCGTTCTCTACGTCCGCGGCCGCTTGAATCAGGCACCCGGTATCTCGATCGTCGGTTCACGCAAGGCGGACGCGTACGGTCTCGAGGTGGCGGCCTGGTTCGCACGCCGCCTGGCCGCGGCCGGCCTGGTCGTCATCTCCGGATTCGCTCGCGGCATCGACCAGGCGGCCCACCGCAGCGCGCTGGCGGCCCGTGCCGGCACAGGCAGCACCGCCGCCGTGCTCGGTTGCGGCATCGACGTCGACTATCCCCGCAACAGCCGCCGGACCGCGGCCGAGATCGCACGGCACGGCTGTCTGATCACCGAGTTCCCGCTCGGCCGGCAGCCTCGTCCCAACCACTTTCCGATCCGAAATCGCCTCATTGCCGCCCTCGGTTTCGCTTCGGTCGTGGTCCGCGCCGCTCGGCGCTCGGGCTCCCTGATCACCGCCCGCCTGGCCCTCGACCTCGGCCGCGACGTCTACGCGGTTCCAGGTTCCGTCCTCTCCCGGGAGTCCGCCGGCGCCCACCTGCTGCTGCGGGATGGAGCGATTCCCGCCCTGGACCCCGACGCGATGCTCGAAACCCTGCCCACCTCGATCCTGGCCCGGCTCGAGCGGGCGTCGGAAGACACGGCCGAGCCGACGCGATCCGCCTCCGCCGGCGTATCCGAGGTCGACGACCTCCTGGGCGCCCTCAGGGAAGGCGCCCGAACCCCGGAGGAACTCGCATCCCGACTCCAGCGACCGGTGCCCGGCGTCCTCGCCACCCTCGCCCGCCTGGAAGTCGACGGACTCGTGCGACGCTACGAGGGCGCGAACTACGCCTTGGCGTCCCGCTAG
- the hslV gene encoding ATP-dependent protease subunit HslV — translation MTTILLVRRGGTTCMASDDQVTNGAANTVVKARARKVQRAAKGRVLVGFAGGGADALALFSRFEAKLDEYQGNFERAVVELAMDWRTDRALRRLEAQMIVTDGRKSFLAMGNGDLLEPDSDMPLAIGSGGNYALAAARALLEHTELDAEQIALEAMRLTADLCIYTNDEITVERLETGGDGA, via the coding sequence ATGACGACGATCCTGCTCGTGCGCCGCGGCGGCACGACGTGCATGGCCAGTGACGACCAGGTCACCAACGGCGCCGCGAACACGGTGGTCAAGGCCCGGGCCCGCAAGGTCCAGCGCGCCGCCAAGGGGCGGGTTCTGGTCGGCTTCGCGGGCGGCGGCGCGGACGCTCTGGCCCTCTTCTCGCGGTTCGAGGCGAAGCTCGACGAGTACCAGGGGAACTTCGAGCGCGCCGTGGTCGAACTGGCGATGGACTGGAGGACGGATCGCGCCCTGCGGCGGCTCGAGGCCCAGATGATCGTGACCGACGGCCGAAAGAGCTTTCTGGCGATGGGCAACGGCGACCTGCTGGAACCGGACAGCGACATGCCGCTGGCGATCGGCTCGGGCGGGAACTACGCGCTGGCGGCGGCTCGCGCGCTGCTGGAGCACACCGAACTCGACGCGGAACAGATCGCGCTCGAGGCGATGCGGCTCACCGCGGATCTCTGCATCTACACGAACGACGAGATCACCGTCGAACGCCTCGAAACCGGCGGGGACGGCGCATGA
- a CDS encoding tetratricopeptide repeat protein: MTRTAYRRPRVLALIAGVLVLATISGAAEAQKRKVAPEAKQQWQFGVDMADRGLWSEALFRFEQARRIEPEHPAILSNIAVAHEALGLFEEALGYYRQALRLAPRERDVRRNYSRFVEYYQNFKGDREEDEEVSSVAEEAAQPTSPESGGGGASGPFADAR, from the coding sequence ATGACGCGCACTGCTTACCGTCGGCCGCGCGTTCTGGCGTTGATCGCGGGAGTGCTGGTCCTGGCGACGATCTCGGGCGCCGCCGAAGCGCAGAAGCGCAAGGTGGCCCCCGAGGCCAAACAGCAGTGGCAGTTCGGTGTGGACATGGCCGACCGGGGCCTCTGGAGCGAGGCTCTTTTCCGGTTCGAGCAGGCTCGCCGGATCGAGCCGGAACATCCGGCGATCCTGAGCAACATCGCGGTCGCGCACGAGGCACTGGGTCTGTTCGAGGAAGCCCTGGGCTACTACCGTCAGGCCCTGCGGCTGGCGCCCCGCGAGCGGGACGTTCGGCGGAACTACTCGCGCTTCGTCGAGTACTACCAGAACTTCAAGGGAGACCGGGAGGAGGACGAAGAGGTGTCGTCCGTGGCGGAAGAAGCCGCCCAGCCCACCTCCCCGGAGAGCGGTGGAGGCGGCGCGAGCGGACCGTTTGCCGATGCGCGGTGA
- the topA gene encoding type I DNA topoisomerase yields the protein MSNSLVIVESPAKARTIERYLGPGYRVESSIGHIRDLPRTAAEVPQKYRGRPWARLGVDIEGGFDPLYVIPREKKEQITKLRKALRNADELVLATDEDREGEAIAWHLKEVLRPKVPVRRMVFHEITKSAVEAALGETRDIDRRLVDAQEARRVLDRLYGYEVSPVLWKKVQPRLSAGRVQSVATRIVVERERERMAFVPAGYWTVEVELETENGQARRFPARVSAIGGRTVARGRDFDRTTGKLKTKAHLLQQAEAETLGEELPSTRPVVAEVKEQPFTRRPYAPFITSTLQQEAARKLRYTAQRTMRVAQGLYENGYITYMRTDSTALSGQAIAAARRQVADLYGSEYLPGKARVYARRANAQEAHEAIRPAGTSFRTPDQLRGALDRDSLRLYELIWKRTLASQMKDAKGTSTSVRLDTSTPGAGEVRLTASGRVLRFAGFLRVYVEGSDDPRTRAEDEERFLPKLSHGERVEVASAEPNGHTTQPPARYTEASLVRELEKQGVGRPSTYAAILQTIVDRGYVWKKGSALVPTFLAFAVTRLLEEHLGDLVDLDFTARMESDLDAIAGGEREARPWLRNFYFGREPGPGGAGRKGLQSLVGEGVDEIDARAVCSLLLGEDDQGREVAVRVGRYGPYVQAGDDGERVSLEDNLPPDEMTVEKALSLLESAAEGKGPLGHHPETGEPVYVKTGRYGDYVQLGDAVAGGPGRKRGSGAAKPKMASLWPSMNRASLTLDEALLLLSFPRELGRHPESDEVVTVQDGRYGAYVRCGKESRSLESQEQMATIGLDEALALLRQPKRRRGSSSVLKELGEHPRSGLALSIKTGRFGPYVTDGQVNATVPKGKDPQDVGLDEAVDLLAAREAKMVAQGKNPRAARPRPARKRRAAKKKTTRR from the coding sequence ATGAGCAACTCCCTCGTCATCGTCGAGTCGCCGGCCAAGGCCCGGACGATCGAGCGCTACCTCGGGCCCGGCTACCGGGTGGAGTCGTCGATCGGCCACATCCGTGACCTGCCCCGGACCGCCGCGGAGGTGCCGCAGAAGTACCGCGGGCGGCCATGGGCCCGCCTCGGCGTCGACATCGAAGGCGGATTCGATCCGCTCTACGTGATCCCGCGCGAAAAGAAGGAGCAGATCACCAAGCTCCGAAAGGCGCTCAGGAACGCTGACGAACTCGTCCTCGCGACGGATGAGGACCGCGAGGGGGAGGCGATCGCGTGGCATCTGAAGGAGGTGCTCCGGCCCAAGGTGCCGGTGCGCCGGATGGTCTTCCACGAGATCACCAAATCGGCGGTCGAGGCGGCGCTCGGCGAGACCCGGGACATCGACCGCCGTCTGGTCGACGCCCAGGAAGCGCGGCGGGTGCTGGACCGGCTCTACGGCTACGAGGTCTCCCCGGTGCTGTGGAAGAAGGTTCAGCCGCGCCTGTCCGCCGGCCGCGTGCAGAGCGTCGCGACCCGGATCGTCGTCGAGCGGGAGCGCGAGCGGATGGCTTTCGTGCCCGCGGGTTACTGGACCGTCGAGGTGGAGCTCGAGACGGAGAACGGGCAGGCGCGACGCTTTCCCGCGAGGGTGTCGGCGATCGGCGGCAGGACGGTGGCTCGCGGGCGGGACTTCGACCGGACAACGGGCAAGCTGAAGACCAAGGCCCACCTGCTGCAGCAGGCCGAGGCGGAAACGCTGGGCGAGGAACTGCCGTCGACCCGCCCGGTGGTCGCCGAGGTGAAGGAGCAGCCGTTCACCCGCCGTCCCTACGCGCCCTTCATCACTTCGACCCTCCAGCAGGAGGCCGCACGCAAGCTCAGGTACACGGCCCAGCGCACGATGAGGGTGGCCCAGGGGCTGTACGAGAACGGCTACATCACCTACATGCGCACGGACTCGACCGCTCTCTCCGGGCAGGCGATCGCCGCCGCGCGGCGGCAGGTCGCCGATCTCTATGGCTCCGAGTACCTGCCGGGCAAGGCGCGTGTCTATGCCCGGAGAGCGAACGCCCAGGAGGCGCACGAGGCGATCCGGCCGGCCGGCACCAGTTTCCGCACGCCGGACCAGTTGCGGGGAGCCCTCGACCGGGACTCGCTGCGCCTCTACGAGTTGATCTGGAAGCGGACGCTGGCGTCCCAAATGAAGGACGCCAAGGGCACCAGCACGTCGGTCAGGCTGGACACGTCGACCCCGGGGGCCGGCGAGGTCCGGCTGACCGCCTCCGGCCGGGTGCTGCGCTTCGCCGGTTTCCTGCGTGTCTACGTCGAGGGCAGCGACGATCCCCGGACCCGGGCGGAGGACGAGGAGCGGTTCCTGCCGAAGCTGAGCCATGGCGAGAGGGTCGAAGTGGCGAGCGCCGAGCCGAACGGCCACACCACGCAGCCGCCCGCGCGCTACACCGAAGCCAGTCTGGTCCGCGAACTGGAGAAGCAGGGGGTGGGCCGGCCGTCGACCTACGCCGCCATCCTGCAGACGATCGTGGACCGGGGTTACGTCTGGAAGAAGGGGTCGGCCCTGGTGCCGACCTTCCTCGCCTTCGCCGTGACCCGGCTCCTGGAGGAGCACCTGGGGGATCTGGTCGACCTGGACTTCACGGCGCGAATGGAGAGCGATCTCGACGCGATCGCCGGCGGAGAGCGGGAGGCCAGGCCGTGGCTGCGGAACTTCTACTTCGGCCGCGAGCCGGGGCCGGGAGGCGCCGGTCGCAAGGGCCTGCAGTCGCTGGTCGGCGAGGGGGTCGACGAGATCGACGCCCGCGCGGTGTGTTCGCTGCTGCTGGGTGAGGACGACCAGGGCCGCGAAGTCGCCGTCCGGGTCGGCCGCTACGGTCCGTACGTCCAGGCCGGCGACGACGGGGAGCGGGTCTCGCTGGAGGACAACCTGCCGCCGGACGAGATGACGGTGGAGAAGGCGCTTTCCCTGCTCGAGAGCGCGGCCGAAGGCAAGGGCCCGCTCGGCCACCACCCCGAGACCGGCGAACCGGTCTACGTGAAGACGGGACGTTACGGCGACTACGTCCAGTTGGGCGACGCCGTCGCGGGCGGACCGGGCAGGAAGCGTGGGAGCGGGGCGGCCAAGCCGAAGATGGCCAGTCTTTGGCCGTCGATGAATCGAGCGAGCCTCACCCTCGACGAAGCGCTCCTGCTGCTTTCCTTTCCGCGCGAGCTCGGTCGTCATCCCGAGAGCGATGAGGTCGTCACTGTCCAGGACGGAAGGTACGGCGCCTACGTCCGTTGCGGCAAGGAGAGCCGCAGCCTCGAGAGCCAGGAGCAGATGGCGACGATCGGGCTCGACGAGGCTCTGGCGCTGCTACGCCAGCCGAAACGCCGCCGGGGTTCCTCGTCGGTGCTCAAGGAGCTGGGCGAACACCCCCGGAGCGGCCTCGCCCTCTCCATCAAGACGGGGCGCTTCGGTCCCTACGTGACGGATGGTCAGGTCAACGCGACGGTGCCCAAGGGCAAGGATCCGCAGGACGTCGGCCTCGATGAGGCGGTCGATCTCCTGGCGGCACGCGAGGCGAAGATGGTGGCCCAGGGCAAGAACCCAAGGGCGGCCCGCCCCCGGCCGGCGCGGAAGCGGAGAGCGGCGAAGAAGAAGACGACGCGGCGCTAG
- a CDS encoding thioredoxin family protein, with protein MKLPAARRAISSLLATVALLTVSGAAIAQDDLRGFQLVGDYQLFLQGEEAPDAQLYLSRTAGAFLVVADGLPSPVLLSARNQMTRKVQLLKISPVGEDTLDLLPGALFGPPMPFRPIPKGLEFAVDGVLAQLRQRPSWAGEATLADLYSHEPGYRRDARSYESDPAAMAEVAALGAGVEVRVVFGSWCHVCERFMPRGLKVHEELEDSPVRFTYYGLGDDNPWGDAEVDRLAVTELPTAIVYRNGEEIGRFIGGPGWTSPEESLLNILRENP; from the coding sequence ATGAAACTCCCTGCCGCCCGCCGGGCGATCTCGTCCCTGCTCGCGACGGTCGCGCTCCTGACCGTCTCCGGCGCCGCCATCGCCCAGGACGACCTGCGCGGCTTCCAGCTCGTCGGTGACTACCAGCTCTTCCTGCAGGGCGAGGAAGCGCCTGACGCCCAGCTCTACCTCTCCCGCACCGCGGGCGCCTTCCTCGTCGTGGCCGACGGCCTGCCGTCCCCGGTGCTGCTGAGCGCCCGCAACCAGATGACCCGCAAGGTGCAACTGCTCAAGATCTCCCCCGTCGGCGAGGACACGCTCGACCTGTTGCCCGGCGCCCTGTTCGGTCCTCCGATGCCCTTCCGGCCCATTCCGAAGGGACTCGAGTTCGCCGTCGATGGCGTCCTGGCCCAGCTCCGGCAGCGACCCTCGTGGGCCGGCGAGGCGACGCTCGCGGACCTCTACTCCCACGAACCGGGCTATCGCCGCGACGCCAGGTCCTACGAGAGCGATCCCGCGGCGATGGCCGAGGTGGCCGCCCTCGGCGCCGGCGTCGAGGTCCGCGTCGTATTCGGATCCTGGTGCCACGTCTGCGAGCGCTTCATGCCGCGCGGCCTGAAGGTCCACGAGGAACTCGAGGACTCGCCCGTGCGCTTCACGTACTACGGCCTCGGGGACGACAACCCCTGGGGCGACGCCGAGGTGGATCGTCTCGCCGTCACGGAACTCCCGACGGCGATCGTCTACCGGAACGGCGAGGAGATCGGCCGTTTCATCGGCGGCCCCGGATGGACGAGTCCCGAAGAGTCCCTACTCAACATTCTGCGAGAGAATCCGTAG
- the trmFO gene encoding methylenetetrahydrofolate--tRNA-(uracil(54)-C(5))-methyltransferase (FADH(2)-oxidizing) TrmFO, whose product MTAPVVVVGGGLAGSECAFQLASRGRAVTLYEMRPRRSTPAHASADLAELVCSNSLRSDDPHHAAGLLKREMEYFGSLIIAAARRNAVPAGGALAVDRTRFAADVTAAVESQPLIELRREELTALPEADAGGDCVIATGPLTSEALTREIENLIGAGHLYFYDAIAPIVTGESLDHDRLFRASRYGKGGDDYLNCPLSEEEYRRFRRALLEAETIELREFERPLFFEGCLPIEELARRGEDTLRFGPMKPVGLRPPDGTRPHAVVQLRQEDLARSQYNMVGFQSRMTWPEQRRVLRTLPGLASARFVRHGQVHRNTFINAPLHLDRWYRFAGRSNLRLAGQMTGVEGYLESAATGLAIALYLMLQDGDRQPSPLPDTTALGALARHLTESNPKRYQPTNINYGLLEPLAGRVRKRDRRAAYADRAHQALAAWAGNMGIAGAPSWEPPSTMPSQEDEPNGAARSPA is encoded by the coding sequence ATGACCGCGCCCGTCGTAGTCGTTGGCGGCGGGCTCGCCGGTAGCGAGTGCGCCTTTCAGCTGGCCTCCCGGGGCCGGGCGGTGACGCTGTACGAGATGCGGCCACGGCGGTCGACGCCGGCCCATGCGAGCGCGGACCTCGCCGAACTCGTGTGCTCGAACTCGCTGCGCAGCGACGACCCGCACCATGCCGCCGGCCTGCTGAAGCGGGAGATGGAGTACTTCGGCTCCCTGATCATCGCCGCGGCCCGCAGAAACGCCGTTCCCGCAGGCGGAGCGCTGGCCGTGGACCGGACCCGCTTCGCCGCCGACGTCACGGCCGCGGTCGAATCGCAACCGCTGATCGAACTGCGGCGCGAGGAACTGACGGCCCTGCCCGAAGCAGACGCGGGCGGCGACTGCGTCATCGCCACCGGCCCCCTGACGTCGGAAGCCCTGACCCGGGAAATCGAGAACCTGATCGGTGCGGGCCATCTCTACTTCTATGACGCGATCGCGCCCATCGTTACGGGAGAGAGCCTCGACCACGACCGGCTGTTCCGGGCCTCGCGATACGGCAAGGGAGGCGACGACTACCTGAACTGTCCGCTCAGCGAGGAAGAGTACCGGCGCTTTCGCCGCGCCCTGCTGGAGGCGGAGACGATCGAGCTGCGCGAGTTCGAGCGGCCGCTGTTCTTCGAAGGCTGCCTGCCGATCGAGGAACTCGCCCGCCGCGGCGAGGACACCCTGCGCTTCGGACCGATGAAGCCCGTAGGCCTCCGGCCGCCGGACGGCACGCGCCCCCACGCCGTGGTCCAGCTTCGCCAGGAGGACCTCGCCCGCAGCCAGTACAACATGGTCGGCTTCCAGTCCCGGATGACGTGGCCCGAGCAGCGCCGCGTGCTCCGCACCCTGCCGGGACTCGCATCCGCCCGCTTCGTCCGCCACGGCCAGGTCCATCGCAACACCTTCATCAACGCCCCCCTCCACCTCGATCGCTGGTACCGCTTCGCCGGGCGGTCCAACCTGCGCCTGGCCGGCCAGATGACCGGCGTCGAGGGCTACCTCGAATCGGCCGCCACCGGTCTCGCCATCGCCCTCTACCTCATGCTCCAGGACGGAGACCGGCAGCCGTCTCCGCTTCCCGACACGACCGCCCTCGGCGCCCTGGCCCGACACCTCACCGAGTCGAACCCGAAGCGCTACCAGCCCACGAACATCAACTACGGCCTGCTCGAGCCCCTCGCCGGACGCGTGCGGAAACGCGACCGACGCGCCGCCTACGCCGACCGGGCGCACCAGGCACTCGCGGCCTGGGCCGGTAACATGGGGATCGCGGGAGCGCCTTCGTGGGAACCACCATCGACCATGCCGAGCCAGGAAGACGAGCCGAACGGCGCGGCGCGCTCGCCCGCCTGA
- the hslU gene encoding ATP-dependent protease ATPase subunit HslU, with the protein MTLAPAPDAPFVEDLTPREIVAALDRHVVGQKDAKRAVAIAMRNRWRRQQLDPETAEDIAPKNILMMGPTGVGKTEIARRLAKLARAPFLKIEASKFTEVGYVGRDVESIVRDLMELAVVMVGEEKREAVEADAASRADERLLQILVPQAPPPASESGDPADQAAPTETRECFRQWLEEGRLDHRMVEIEVDDASPQQFEMVTPQGVEAVGINLKEMLPGLFGKRKRQMVEVSEAREILRRQEAEALIDRQDVAEEARLRVEQAGIVFLDEIDKVAGRDGGHGPDVSREGVQRDLLPIVEGTTVTTKYGPVKTDHVLFIGAGAFHVAKPSDLIPELQGRFPIRVELGALGEEEFVRILTEPDSALTTQYRALLGAEGLDLSFRDDAVREVARLAVQVNSHTENIGARRLATLMERLLEEVSFEAPDMNGVTLEVDAGYVNRALADVVEDRDLSRYVL; encoded by the coding sequence ATGACGCTTGCTCCCGCGCCGGACGCTCCCTTCGTCGAGGACCTCACGCCGCGCGAGATCGTCGCCGCGCTCGACCGCCACGTCGTCGGCCAGAAGGACGCCAAGCGCGCGGTGGCCATCGCCATGCGCAACCGCTGGCGGCGGCAGCAGCTCGACCCGGAGACCGCCGAAGACATCGCGCCCAAGAACATCCTGATGATGGGCCCCACCGGCGTCGGCAAGACGGAGATCGCGCGCCGGCTGGCCAAACTCGCTCGCGCTCCCTTCCTCAAGATCGAGGCAAGCAAGTTCACCGAGGTCGGCTACGTCGGCCGCGACGTCGAGTCGATCGTCCGCGATCTGATGGAGCTCGCGGTGGTGATGGTGGGAGAGGAGAAACGGGAGGCGGTCGAGGCCGACGCCGCGTCCCGGGCCGACGAGAGGCTGCTCCAGATCCTCGTCCCCCAGGCGCCGCCGCCGGCCAGCGAGTCCGGCGACCCCGCCGACCAGGCGGCGCCCACCGAGACCCGCGAATGTTTCCGCCAGTGGCTCGAAGAGGGCCGTCTCGACCACCGGATGGTCGAGATCGAGGTGGACGACGCCTCGCCCCAGCAGTTCGAGATGGTCACTCCCCAGGGCGTCGAGGCCGTGGGCATCAACCTGAAGGAGATGCTCCCCGGCCTGTTCGGCAAGCGCAAGCGCCAGATGGTCGAGGTGAGCGAGGCGCGGGAGATCCTGAGGCGGCAGGAAGCCGAAGCGCTGATCGACCGCCAGGATGTCGCCGAGGAAGCCCGGCTGCGGGTCGAGCAGGCCGGCATCGTCTTCCTCGACGAGATCGACAAGGTCGCCGGCCGCGACGGCGGCCACGGTCCCGACGTGTCGCGCGAGGGGGTTCAGCGCGATCTCCTGCCGATCGTCGAAGGGACGACGGTGACGACGAAGTACGGACCGGTCAAGACCGACCACGTGCTGTTCATCGGCGCCGGCGCCTTCCACGTGGCCAAGCCATCGGACCTGATCCCCGAGCTCCAGGGCCGCTTCCCCATCCGGGTCGAGCTGGGAGCGCTGGGCGAGGAGGAGTTCGTCCGCATCCTGACCGAGCCGGACAGCGCCCTGACCACCCAGTACCGCGCGCTCCTCGGCGCCGAGGGCCTCGATCTCTCCTTCCGCGACGACGCCGTGCGGGAAGTCGCCCGGCTCGCGGTGCAGGTCAACTCGCATACCGAGAACATCGGCGCCCGCCGTCTGGCCACCTTGATGGAACGTCTGCTGGAAGAGGTCTCCTTCGAGGCGCCGGACATGAACGGGGTGACTCTGGAAGTCGACGCCGGCTACGTCAACCGGGCGCTCGCCGACGTCGTGGAAGACCGTGACCTCAGCCGCTATGTCCTCTGA
- a CDS encoding MBL fold metallo-hydrolase, translated as MSRQLPLFGDGALAAAGRESKLRSRRRKTDGGTGLRVAVLGSGSGGNSTIVECGEGCLLLDAGFSCRELERRLEAVGRSAADVDAVLLTHEHDDHCRGIDRFARRHQVPVYGTRGTYKGPLLRGLGSFARPMAPGVPLVAAGFRIDVFPVSHDAREPVGIVVESAGGYRFGLATDLGCRTPEAWRNLQDLDILVLESNHDLDMLRTGPYPWRLKERVASNRGHLSNEEAAAGVEALLSDRLSWVVLCHLSETNNSPAFAVAAVQPVLDRRRSRAKLLVAEQHRPGPWLEVGG; from the coding sequence TTGAGCCGGCAACTTCCGCTCTTCGGCGACGGTGCGCTGGCCGCCGCCGGCCGCGAATCGAAGCTGCGGTCGCGCCGCCGTAAGACGGACGGAGGCACGGGTCTGCGGGTTGCCGTGCTTGGCTCCGGTAGCGGCGGCAACAGCACGATTGTCGAGTGTGGCGAAGGCTGCCTGCTGCTCGATGCGGGATTCTCGTGCCGGGAACTCGAACGCAGGCTGGAGGCGGTGGGCCGTTCCGCCGCCGACGTCGACGCGGTGCTTCTGACCCACGAGCACGACGATCACTGCCGGGGAATCGACCGTTTCGCCAGGCGGCACCAGGTTCCGGTCTACGGCACGCGCGGCACGTACAAGGGGCCGCTGTTGCGCGGTCTCGGCTCTTTCGCCCGTCCGATGGCGCCCGGCGTTCCGCTTGTCGCCGCCGGCTTCCGGATTGACGTGTTCCCGGTGTCACACGATGCGCGGGAACCGGTCGGGATCGTGGTCGAGAGCGCCGGTGGGTATCGCTTTGGGCTGGCGACGGATCTGGGCTGCCGGACGCCGGAAGCGTGGCGAAACCTCCAGGATCTCGACATTCTGGTGCTCGAGTCGAATCACGATCTCGACATGCTGCGCACGGGACCATACCCTTGGCGCCTGAAGGAGCGAGTCGCGTCGAATCGGGGGCACCTCAGCAACGAGGAAGCCGCCGCCGGAGTCGAGGCTCTGCTTTCGGATCGTCTGTCCTGGGTCGTCCTTTGTCATCTCTCGGAAACGAACAACTCGCCGGCGTTCGCGGTCGCGGCGGTGCAGCCGGTG
- the xerC gene encoding tyrosine recombinase XerC, with protein sequence MGTTIDHAEPGRRAERRGALARLIPDFLEYLELERNCSEHTVRAYGRDLAAFAEFRTASGNSDQNLHDIDPLLVRSFVASLNQRRLARRTQGRHLSALRGLFRYACLMGRMQSNPAESVPTPKVEKTLPRHLRPGEIEALLEAPAGREGPLGLRDRALLELLYASGLRVGELVALNWRDIDLGARVLRVVGKGDRERMTPFGGPAEQALRQWLDAWEEVFRPRDGTDDGNLEPVFLNRSGGRLSARSVRRIIDRYVEETAQAAGAHPHALRHSFATHLLESGADLRSIQELLGHASLSTTQRYMHVDTGRLLQVYRESHPRAKGA encoded by the coding sequence GTGGGAACCACCATCGACCATGCCGAGCCAGGAAGACGAGCCGAACGGCGCGGCGCGCTCGCCCGCCTGATCCCGGACTTCCTGGAATACCTGGAACTGGAGCGGAATTGCTCCGAACACACCGTGCGGGCGTACGGCCGGGATCTCGCGGCCTTCGCCGAGTTCCGAACCGCCAGCGGCAACAGCGACCAGAACCTCCATGACATCGACCCACTGCTGGTCCGGTCCTTCGTGGCCTCTCTCAACCAGCGTCGACTGGCCCGGCGCACCCAGGGCCGTCACCTCTCGGCGCTGCGCGGCCTGTTCCGCTACGCCTGTCTGATGGGCCGGATGCAGTCGAACCCGGCCGAGTCGGTGCCCACGCCGAAGGTCGAGAAGACCCTGCCGCGCCACCTGCGTCCGGGCGAGATCGAGGCCCTGCTCGAGGCTCCCGCCGGCCGCGAGGGACCGCTCGGCCTGCGGGACCGCGCGTTGCTCGAACTGCTCTACGCCTCGGGTCTCCGGGTCGGTGAGCTGGTCGCGCTGAACTGGCGCGATATCGACCTCGGGGCCAGGGTGCTCCGCGTCGTCGGCAAGGGAGACCGCGAACGGATGACGCCCTTCGGCGGGCCGGCCGAGCAGGCGCTCCGCCAGTGGCTCGACGCCTGGGAAGAGGTGTTCCGGCCTCGGGACGGCACCGACGACGGGAACTTGGAACCGGTCTTCCTGAACCGTAGCGGGGGCCGACTCTCGGCACGATCGGTGCGCCGCATCATCGACCGCTACGTCGAAGAGACCGCACAGGCGGCCGGGGCTCATCCTCATGCCCTGCGCCACAGCTTCGCGACCCACCTGCTCGAATCGGGCGCCGACCTGCGTTCGATCCAGGAACTCCTCGGCCATGCCTCGCTCTCGACCACTCAACGCTACATGCATGTGGATACCGGACGCCTGCTACAGGTCTACCGCGAAAGCCATCCCAGGGCGAAGGGCGCCTGA